Proteins encoded by one window of Anaeromusa acidaminophila DSM 3853:
- a CDS encoding DUF1836 domain-containing protein gives MQTLHERLTRLLECPEATSQSLPDLGLYMDQLLSLVNRQAASNDDLLTRTMVNNYTKDGVLARSQQKKYHRYHILLLLLLSKLKQVLSIQEIKALFNPVLRNIDSPHDDILPLEEVYDLFTELKAVELQAFCEEAQASSLRLTERLTHIDDDESKAALERFLTVLLLAAQAEFARRAAKELIADYFMEKPKSGVEQE, from the coding sequence ATGCAAACCTTACATGAACGCCTTACGCGCTTACTGGAATGCCCAGAGGCAACTTCTCAGTCTTTGCCGGATTTAGGGCTATATATGGACCAGCTTCTATCCTTGGTCAACCGTCAAGCTGCCAGCAACGATGACCTATTAACGCGCACCATGGTCAATAATTACACCAAGGATGGCGTTTTAGCCCGCAGCCAGCAAAAAAAATACCATCGCTACCATATTTTGCTGCTCCTGCTGCTGAGCAAGCTCAAGCAAGTCCTTTCCATCCAGGAAATCAAAGCTCTTTTCAACCCTGTTCTGCGCAATATTGATTCCCCCCATGATGACATTCTTCCCTTGGAAGAAGTCTACGATCTTTTCACCGAGTTGAAAGCCGTCGAATTGCAGGCTTTCTGCGAGGAAGCCCAAGCCAGCAGTCTGCGCCTGACGGAACGGCTGACGCATATTGACGATGACGAATCGAAAGCGGCTCTAGAACGTTTTTTAACGGTGCTCCTTTTAGCCGCCCAGGCGGAATTTGCCCGCCGCGCCGCTAAAGAACTGATTGCTGACTATTTCATGGAGAAACCGAAAAGCGGAGTTGAACAGGAATAA
- a CDS encoding TerC family protein, protein MEAVWQSVGMLFSMDALLQALTNPVNWGIIGTLVLLEGLLSADNALVLAMMVKHLPEEQRKKALFYGILGSYAFRFVAIALGTVLIKIWWVKLIGAMYLLYLAGAFFWKKHKQDETANTDGCEGFGFWRTVVAVEVMDIAFSVDSVLAAFGVSDQVWVLYLGGILGVLMMRGVAQFFITLIDRYPELEGTAYVLIGVIGAKMMASSAGYEMEHGVFFALMAVVFGSAFGMHYLRRTQTAPVAVKKEELK, encoded by the coding sequence ATGGAAGCAGTATGGCAAAGTGTAGGCATGCTATTTTCAATGGATGCCTTGTTGCAAGCCCTTACAAATCCTGTTAACTGGGGCATTATCGGGACATTGGTTTTATTAGAAGGGTTGTTGTCGGCGGATAATGCGTTAGTGTTGGCAATGATGGTCAAGCACTTGCCGGAAGAGCAGCGCAAAAAAGCTCTCTTTTATGGTATACTTGGCTCGTACGCTTTTCGCTTTGTGGCGATTGCCTTGGGGACGGTACTCATCAAAATTTGGTGGGTGAAACTCATCGGTGCGATGTACTTGCTATATTTGGCAGGAGCGTTTTTTTGGAAGAAACACAAGCAAGATGAAACCGCCAATACAGATGGCTGCGAGGGGTTTGGTTTTTGGCGTACCGTCGTGGCGGTAGAGGTTATGGATATCGCCTTTTCTGTTGACAGCGTGCTGGCGGCTTTCGGCGTCAGCGATCAGGTTTGGGTGCTCTACTTGGGAGGTATTTTGGGTGTCTTGATGATGCGCGGCGTAGCGCAGTTCTTCATTACCCTTATTGACCGTTATCCGGAGCTGGAAGGTACGGCGTATGTCTTGATTGGCGTAATCGGCGCTAAAATGATGGCTTCCTCGGCTGGCTACGAAATGGAGCATGGCGTCTTCTTTGCGCTCATGGCGGTTGTATTCGGCAGCGCTTTTGGCATGCATTATTTGCGGCGGACGCAGACGGCGCCGGTGGCAGTGAAAAAAGAAGAGCTGAAATAA
- the htpX gene encoding zinc metalloprotease HtpX has product MDMFKTTLLMAALTGILMFMGKAIGGNGGMMLMFLISMGMNFFSYWYSDKIVLKMYSAEPVTMQEAPGLVHSVSKLAQAAQMPMPKVYIINEAVPNAFATGRDPEHGVVAVTTGIMQALSTEELEGVLAHELAHIKNRDTLISTIVAGIAGTITMIANIAQWGAIMGGLGRSDDEEGAGGLVGSLFMIFLAPLAATIIQLAISRTREYGADAKGAEFCGNPLALAEALRKIEYYAQHRTLPEASPSTAHMFIINPFAGGGQWFMSLFSTHPATGDRIAKLEQLARGR; this is encoded by the coding sequence TTGGATATGTTTAAAACCACTCTTTTAATGGCGGCATTGACTGGAATTCTGATGTTCATGGGCAAAGCCATCGGCGGCAATGGCGGCATGATGCTGATGTTTCTGATTTCTATGGGCATGAACTTTTTCAGCTACTGGTATAGCGATAAGATTGTGCTGAAGATGTACAGCGCGGAGCCGGTGACTATGCAGGAAGCGCCCGGCTTGGTTCATTCCGTGTCCAAATTGGCCCAGGCGGCGCAGATGCCGATGCCGAAAGTGTATATTATCAACGAAGCAGTGCCCAACGCTTTTGCTACAGGCCGTGACCCTGAGCATGGCGTGGTGGCCGTAACAACCGGGATTATGCAGGCGCTGAGTACGGAAGAGCTGGAAGGCGTCTTAGCCCACGAACTGGCGCACATTAAGAATCGAGACACCTTAATCAGCACCATTGTCGCCGGTATTGCCGGAACGATTACCATGATCGCCAACATTGCTCAATGGGGCGCTATCATGGGAGGGCTGGGCCGCAGCGATGACGAGGAAGGCGCTGGCGGGTTGGTCGGTTCTCTGTTCATGATCTTTTTGGCCCCCTTGGCGGCGACTATTATTCAGCTGGCCATCAGCCGGACCCGGGAGTACGGGGCCGACGCGAAAGGCGCTGAATTCTGCGGCAATCCGCTGGCGTTGGCGGAAGCGCTGCGCAAAATCGAATATTATGCCCAGCATAGAACGCTGCCGGAAGCCAGCCCTTCTACGGCGCATATGTTTATCATCAATCCTTTTGCCGGCGGCGGCCAATGGTTTATGAGTCTCTTTTCCACCCACCCAGCGACAGGTGATCGTATCGCCAAACTGGAGCAGTTGGCGCGAGGACGCTAA